In Wenyingzhuangia fucanilytica, the following are encoded in one genomic region:
- a CDS encoding VF530 family DNA-binding protein — MSSNSQPNNPLHGIKLADILTELIENLGWEEMEKETGIKCFGNNPTYKSSLKFLRTMPWARKRTEDLYLDWLEYKELHNL; from the coding sequence ATGTCATCAAACTCACAGCCCAATAATCCACTACATGGAATAAAATTAGCCGATATTCTTACAGAATTAATTGAAAATTTAGGTTGGGAAGAGATGGAAAAAGAAACTGGAATTAAATGTTTTGGTAACAACCCTACTTACAAAAGCAGTCTAAAGTTCTTAAGAACAATGCCATGGGCAAGAAAACGTACCGAAGATTTATACTTAGATTGGCTAGAATATAAAGAGTTACACAATCTATAG